A single window of Gossypium hirsutum isolate 1008001.06 chromosome A10, Gossypium_hirsutum_v2.1, whole genome shotgun sequence DNA harbors:
- the LOC121208259 gene encoding auxin-responsive protein IAA9 isoform X1 has translation MSPPLLGVEEEGQSRVSSPSVECISHNGLGIRERNYLGLSDFCSVDSSGVPDDNGNNLNLKATELRLGLPGSQSPERETEHCFLNSGKLDEKTLFPLLPSKDGICSSSQRSVVTGNKRGFSEVKGTIYTEKKWMGHGAVPDSQSLQPVSHGKYSVAQASVKKDGPANVVQEQPCTSNGTKVNRTDISNNSSAPTANRAQVVGWPPIRSFRTKTLTTSSKNNDEVDGKPGPGTLFVKVSMDGAPYLRKVDLRMYSTYQELSSALEKMFSCFTLGQCGAHGTPGKEILSESKLKDLLHGSEYVLTYEDKDGDWMLVGDVPWEMFIETCRRLKIMKSADAIGLAPKAMDKSKKDC, from the exons ATGTCTCCGCCGTTGCTTGGTGTGGAGGAGGAAGGGCAGAGTAGGGTTTCTTCTCCATCTGTTGAATGTATCTCCCACAATGGCttggggataagggagaggaatTATCTTGGATTATCAGATTTTTGTTCAGTTGACAGCTCCGGTGTCCCGGATGATAATGGGAATAACCTGAATTTGAAAGCCACAGAGCTGAGGCTTGGTCTTCCTGGATCCCAGTCCCCTGAGAGAGAAACTGAGCATTGCTTTCTAAACTCGGGAAAACTTGATGAGAAGACACTGTTTCCTCTACTTCCTTCTAAAGATGGAATCTGCTCATCATCCCAGAGAAGTGTTGTTACTGGAAACAAAAGGGGATTCTCTGAGGTGAAAGGCACCATATACACTGAAAAAAAATGGATGGGTCATGGAGCTGTTCCGGATTCTCAATCTCTGCAACCTGTGTCACATGGAAAATACTCTGTAGCTCAAGCATCTGTAAAGAAAGACGGGCCTGCAAATGTGGTACAAGAACAGCCTTGCACCAGTAATGGAACCAAAGTCAACCGAACTGACATTTCTAACAACAGCAGTGCACCTACTGCCAA CAGGGCTCAGGTTGTTGGTTGGCCTCCAATAAGATCATTTAGGACTAAAACACTGACCACTTCTTCAAAGAACAATGATGAAGTTGATGGAAAACCGGGACCTGGTACTCTTTTTGTCAAGGTCAGTATGGATGGAGCTCCTTATCTGAGGAAGGTAGATTTGAGAATGTATTCAACTTACCAGGAACTGTCTTCTGCTCTTGAGAAGATGTTCAGCTGTTTCACCCTTG GTCAATGTGGGGCTCATGGTACTCCTGGGAAGGAAATCTTGAGTGAGAGCAAGTTGAAGGATCTTTTGCATGGATCGGAATATGTGCTTACATATGAAGATAAAGATGGTGACTGGATGCTGGTTGGGGATGTTCCATGGGA GATGTTTATTGAAACATGCAGGAGGTTGAAAATAATGAAGAGTGCTGATGCAATCGGATTAG CTCCTAAAGCAATGGACAAGTCCAAGAAAGACTGTTAG
- the LOC121208259 gene encoding auxin-responsive protein IAA9 isoform X2: MSPPLLGVEEEGQSRVSSPSVECISHNGLGIRERNYLGLSDFCSVDSSGVPDDNGNNLNLKATELRLGLPGSQSPERETEHCFLNSGKLDEKTLFPLLPSKDGICSSSQRSVVTGNKRGFSEVKGTIYTEKKWMGHGAVPDSQSLQPVSHGKYSVAQASVKKDGPANVVQEQPCTSNGTKVNRTDISNNSSAPTAKAQVVGWPPIRSFRTKTLTTSSKNNDEVDGKPGPGTLFVKVSMDGAPYLRKVDLRMYSTYQELSSALEKMFSCFTLGQCGAHGTPGKEILSESKLKDLLHGSEYVLTYEDKDGDWMLVGDVPWEMFIETCRRLKIMKSADAIGLAPKAMDKSKKDC, encoded by the exons ATGTCTCCGCCGTTGCTTGGTGTGGAGGAGGAAGGGCAGAGTAGGGTTTCTTCTCCATCTGTTGAATGTATCTCCCACAATGGCttggggataagggagaggaatTATCTTGGATTATCAGATTTTTGTTCAGTTGACAGCTCCGGTGTCCCGGATGATAATGGGAATAACCTGAATTTGAAAGCCACAGAGCTGAGGCTTGGTCTTCCTGGATCCCAGTCCCCTGAGAGAGAAACTGAGCATTGCTTTCTAAACTCGGGAAAACTTGATGAGAAGACACTGTTTCCTCTACTTCCTTCTAAAGATGGAATCTGCTCATCATCCCAGAGAAGTGTTGTTACTGGAAACAAAAGGGGATTCTCTGAGGTGAAAGGCACCATATACACTGAAAAAAAATGGATGGGTCATGGAGCTGTTCCGGATTCTCAATCTCTGCAACCTGTGTCACATGGAAAATACTCTGTAGCTCAAGCATCTGTAAAGAAAGACGGGCCTGCAAATGTGGTACAAGAACAGCCTTGCACCAGTAATGGAACCAAAGTCAACCGAACTGACATTTCTAACAACAGCAGTGCACCTACTGCCAA GGCTCAGGTTGTTGGTTGGCCTCCAATAAGATCATTTAGGACTAAAACACTGACCACTTCTTCAAAGAACAATGATGAAGTTGATGGAAAACCGGGACCTGGTACTCTTTTTGTCAAGGTCAGTATGGATGGAGCTCCTTATCTGAGGAAGGTAGATTTGAGAATGTATTCAACTTACCAGGAACTGTCTTCTGCTCTTGAGAAGATGTTCAGCTGTTTCACCCTTG GTCAATGTGGGGCTCATGGTACTCCTGGGAAGGAAATCTTGAGTGAGAGCAAGTTGAAGGATCTTTTGCATGGATCGGAATATGTGCTTACATATGAAGATAAAGATGGTGACTGGATGCTGGTTGGGGATGTTCCATGGGA GATGTTTATTGAAACATGCAGGAGGTTGAAAATAATGAAGAGTGCTGATGCAATCGGATTAG CTCCTAAAGCAATGGACAAGTCCAAGAAAGACTGTTAG